The following coding sequences lie in one Pelobacter seleniigenes DSM 18267 genomic window:
- a CDS encoding sensor histidine kinase, giving the protein MFWKSGRRFLRTTTFRLTLWYLGVFSALSVAVFLVVYVSLALRLQAQTDSELLDKSKEFVTLYREHGIKALQAEFAREAESQGTGHVLFQLLSSSGIPLASSNLSQWKELDITRSKEPSVQESQPSYRTISLRRQRHKIRLLSMPISGGEWIDVGSSLQREELILERYRETFGVALMVMVGCGGLFGFLLARKAMAGVQRVTDTATGIGRNDLGRRVPLTDEGEEINALALAFNAMLERIEILLGEFRQVTDNVAHELRTPITRIRGMAETTLKGNDDLCEYKETVASVIDGCDDLIEMIGTMLEIAKTDSGTVDLDLVLLDLLELVEEAADLFTPMAEDKGIDIRLNKPYRTATVVGDRRRLQRVVSNLLDNAIKYTPHGGVITVSIEIEAGNVKVAIADTGIGINENDLPHIFERFYRCDHSRSTPGSGLGLSLALAIVHAHGGDITVQSSEHGSTFSFFLPASSSPDRS; this is encoded by the coding sequence ATGTTCTGGAAGAGCGGGCGTAGATTCCTAAGGACAACAACCTTCCGGTTGACCCTTTGGTATCTTGGTGTCTTCAGCGCCCTATCCGTGGCGGTGTTTCTGGTCGTTTATGTGTCTCTGGCATTGCGTCTCCAGGCCCAGACGGACAGTGAGCTTTTGGACAAATCGAAGGAATTCGTGACGCTTTACCGGGAACACGGCATCAAAGCGCTTCAGGCCGAGTTCGCGCGAGAGGCGGAGTCGCAAGGCACGGGCCACGTGCTTTTTCAGTTGCTTTCGTCCAGCGGAATCCCCCTGGCATCTTCCAATCTGAGTCAATGGAAGGAACTCGATATAACCCGCTCAAAAGAGCCCTCTGTTCAAGAAAGCCAGCCGTCTTATCGGACTATATCTCTGCGTAGGCAAAGGCATAAGATCAGGTTGCTTTCCATGCCGATCAGCGGCGGAGAATGGATCGACGTCGGCAGTTCGCTTCAGCGTGAGGAGCTTATTCTGGAGAGATACCGGGAAACGTTCGGTGTCGCTCTCATGGTCATGGTGGGGTGCGGAGGTCTTTTCGGCTTTTTGCTGGCCCGAAAAGCCATGGCCGGAGTTCAAAGAGTCACGGACACGGCGACTGGCATCGGAAGAAACGATCTTGGCCGAAGGGTGCCGCTGACCGACGAAGGGGAAGAGATAAACGCCCTGGCCCTGGCCTTCAACGCCATGCTCGAACGGATAGAGATTCTCCTGGGCGAGTTTCGGCAGGTCACCGACAATGTCGCCCACGAATTGCGCACCCCTATCACCCGAATCCGAGGGATGGCCGAAACGACGCTCAAGGGAAACGATGATCTTTGCGAGTATAAAGAAACGGTGGCTTCGGTCATAGACGGATGCGACGACCTCATCGAGATGATCGGCACCATGCTCGAAATTGCAAAGACAGATTCCGGTACTGTGGACCTCGATCTGGTTCTCTTGGATCTTCTCGAACTCGTCGAAGAAGCCGCAGACCTGTTCACGCCCATGGCCGAGGATAAAGGCATCGATATCCGACTGAACAAACCGTACAGGACGGCAACGGTCGTTGGTGACCGGCGCAGACTTCAGCGCGTGGTGTCGAACCTTTTGGACAATGCCATCAAGTACACGCCCCATGGTGGCGTAATAACCGTTTCAATCGAGATTGAAGCGGGAAATGTGAAAGTTGCTATTGCCGATACCGGTATCGGTATTAACGAAAACGACCTCCCTCATATTTTTGAGCGATTCTACCGTTGCGATCATAGCCGCTCCACCCCAGGAAGCGGCCTCGGGCTCAGCCTGGCCCTGGCTATCGTTCATGCTCATGGAGGCGACATCACCGTGCAAAGCTCCGAGCATGGCAGCACCTTCTCTTTCTTCCTTCCCGCCTCATCGTCTCCTGATCGCTCCTGA